Proteins encoded together in one Rhizobium sp. 11515TR window:
- a CDS encoding polysaccharide pyruvyl transferase family protein: MLDQNRFAGHVHALNTAGNILIGDGGGRQAGVLTFHGCINYGSYWQARCLVEGLRSMNVDAVLLNHKSKRIDFAEWRCAFRPELPIATSAEDYPLYREKIRKFLDAVSRLPLSAPFALEDPSAIEDLPLVIVGSDEVWNLHHPWYGGSGLFFGEGLQKPLLSSYAASFGNFGSARRLNGHWAEKLRNFSRISVRDLNSKLLIREALGIEAELVLDPCLQFPQAIFDAGKEDSVSPYVVVYGHSFPAWFQRMVRDWADVNKTRLISIGYRNNWAHQHRIDAAPEEFARLIGGASAIVTNFFHGCVFALVNEKPLASVLSDYRSNKLRDLTAMVGIEESVISEFSPASQLHLALTEAPRPDVAWHIESLRHNSSTFLNHVLEQVF, encoded by the coding sequence ATGCTGGATCAGAACCGCTTCGCCGGTCATGTGCATGCACTGAATACCGCCGGAAATATTCTTATCGGCGACGGTGGCGGTCGCCAGGCGGGCGTGCTGACATTCCATGGCTGTATCAACTACGGATCCTATTGGCAGGCGCGCTGTCTGGTCGAGGGATTGCGATCGATGAACGTCGACGCGGTCCTGCTGAACCACAAATCAAAACGCATCGATTTCGCCGAGTGGCGTTGCGCGTTTCGGCCCGAGCTTCCAATTGCGACTTCGGCGGAAGATTACCCGCTTTACCGAGAGAAGATCCGCAAGTTCCTCGATGCTGTTTCCCGGCTGCCACTATCCGCACCGTTCGCGTTAGAGGATCCATCGGCTATCGAAGATCTGCCGCTCGTCATCGTCGGCAGCGACGAGGTCTGGAATTTGCATCATCCCTGGTATGGCGGCAGCGGCCTTTTCTTTGGCGAAGGTTTGCAGAAGCCTCTACTTTCCTCCTACGCCGCCAGCTTTGGAAATTTCGGTTCGGCGCGGCGGCTGAACGGCCACTGGGCCGAGAAACTGCGTAACTTTTCCCGCATTTCGGTGCGCGATTTGAATTCAAAGCTGCTCATCCGCGAGGCTTTAGGGATAGAAGCCGAATTGGTGCTCGATCCGTGCCTTCAGTTCCCGCAAGCGATCTTCGATGCCGGCAAGGAAGACTCGGTCTCGCCTTACGTGGTTGTCTACGGGCACAGCTTTCCGGCTTGGTTTCAGCGGATGGTTCGTGATTGGGCGGATGTGAATAAGACCCGCCTGATCAGCATCGGATATAGGAACAATTGGGCTCATCAACACCGCATCGACGCGGCGCCGGAAGAATTCGCCCGCCTGATCGGCGGAGCCAGCGCGATAGTGACGAATTTCTTCCACGGCTGCGTATTTGCTCTCGTCAACGAAAAGCCACTGGCCAGCGTTCTCTCCGATTATCGATCGAACAAGCTGCGCGATCTCACGGCGATGGTCGGGATCGAGGAAAGCGTCATATCTGAATTCAGCCCCGCTTCCCAATTGCATCTGGCTTTGACGGAAGCGCCGCGGCCGGATGTTGCCTGGCATATCGAAAGTCTTCGTCACAACTCCAGCACCTTTCTCAATCATGTCCTCGAGCAGGTATTCTGA
- a CDS encoding endonuclease/exonuclease/phosphatase family protein — protein MTNEKRIRIVTYNVHSCIGTDRKVDPARIASVIAQTQADIVALQEIDVRRLRTGRIDQASMIASLLKMEAHFNPTLTFAEEQYGDAIITNWPTRTVKTGPLPASGEPRGALAVEIVIGDVILNVVNTHLGLRGRDRIQQMTTLLGPAWLHASVKPGATILCGDLNAIPASAAYRLIGRLLKDAQLQGKGPARPTFPSRYPLMRLDHIFVSDDIRVIDSAVLQNKLTKVASDHLPVIADLILEG, from the coding sequence ATGACTAACGAGAAGCGAATCAGAATAGTCACGTACAATGTGCACAGCTGCATTGGCACCGATCGCAAGGTCGATCCGGCTCGGATCGCATCCGTCATCGCTCAAACACAGGCTGATATCGTGGCGCTGCAGGAAATCGACGTCCGTCGTTTGCGGACAGGGCGCATCGACCAAGCAAGTATGATCGCGTCGCTTTTGAAAATGGAAGCTCATTTCAATCCGACCCTGACATTCGCAGAGGAGCAATATGGAGACGCGATCATAACCAACTGGCCGACAAGGACGGTCAAGACTGGTCCCTTGCCCGCGAGCGGCGAGCCTCGCGGCGCTCTTGCAGTCGAGATTGTCATCGGCGATGTCATATTGAACGTCGTCAACACACACCTCGGTCTTCGTGGGCGAGATCGTATTCAGCAAATGACGACATTGCTGGGTCCCGCATGGCTGCATGCTTCCGTGAAGCCAGGAGCGACAATCCTGTGCGGCGATTTGAACGCTATTCCTGCGTCCGCCGCCTATCGGTTGATCGGCCGGCTCCTGAAAGATGCCCAGCTTCAAGGAAAAGGCCCGGCGCGTCCGACCTTTCCCTCCAGATACCCTCTGATGCGCCTCGATCATATATTTGTCAGCGATGACATTCGGGTCATTGACAGTGCCGTTCTGCAAAACAAGCTGACGAAGGTTGCTTCCGATCATCTGCCTGTTATCGCCGATCTGATCCTTGAAGGCTAG